A part of Crassostrea angulata isolate pt1a10 chromosome 5, ASM2561291v2, whole genome shotgun sequence genomic DNA contains:
- the LOC128184582 gene encoding uncharacterized protein LOC128184582 isoform X2 has protein sequence MELLVALIFLYFTKGAAQLSFCAQSSSPIPVATMCKSTTVIGNHVVIDVTEAGERMLEGINACTCYLTPVITKEKARLYVLKQSSLEPGYNGCGSRIDVIIDSTQDSGVIRNVCFLNGNVELQNNTIGNISFVKEFYPNDDRYCIGLRSDDSGAKLQVQCFTPGEETPFPTRPPSTTGSTSPLPTDPITTPAAISASTPPVTTAKSTTAAPPPPTTSAEETTQFTTARATTPSPTTVAPITTKNSDQTTTHEALTTEAVSLTSRSEAITAKLPSSTTVNTPSSTLSPDTTPKTTTQSSVTSEKREETPSTQSQITTAIADVLTTDSATSSALIVSTSEQTSTSTITTTRPLPITTTLIEAPTPSPSTTETTTTSSKLTTPEPTTSMKTTTLSPTTTSTKSTTASQSTSLPSTTTTIETTSSPTTTSSIKTTIITPPTTTLIKTTSSPATTPTPSTTTKTNTSTSLSPTTTSIKSTSSSLPIATSTIISTIQSTTKTTSMKTTSQPTQTPTTTSSINTTPSISSAATTPMTTTTEKSVTTNPADTEPPASSSSPVVTSTTQDVTTASSNATQTPNKGSPEKADDGVPLSIIIPVAVGGVVLLIVIVTVSVCISRKQRNRKYML, from the exons ATGGAGCTGTTAGTCGCTTTGATTTTCCTATATTTCACAAAAG GTGCTGCTCAACTTTCGTTTTGCGCACAGTCTTCTTCGCCTATTCCAG tGGCTACCATGTGCAAATCAACCACCGTTATCGGTAACCACGTGGTGATTGACGTCACTGAAGCAGGGGAGAGAATGTTGGAGGGTATCAATGCTTGCACCTGTTACCTCACCCCTGTTATAACCAAAGAGAAAGCTAGGCTCTATGTACTTAAACAGAGTTCTCTGGAACCTGGTTATAATGGCTGTGGTTCTAGAATTGATGTTATCATCGACAGTACGCAAGACTCTGGGGTGATTCGAAATGTCTGTTTTTTGAACGGAAATGTGGAGCTACAAAATAACACTATTGGAAATATCTCGTTTGTAAAAGAGTTCTATCCAAACGATGACAGATACTGTATCGGGCTACGATCAG ATGATTCGGGAGCCAAGTTACAGGTGCAGTGCTTTACACCAGGAGAGGAAACACCGTTCCCAACACGACCACCCTCTACAACGGGCTCAACGTCTCCTCTTCCAACAGATCCGATCACCACCCCAGCGGCTATCAGTGCATCAACACCACCTGTGACCACAGCAAAATCTACCACTGCCGCACCGCCACCTCCTACCACATCAGCTGAAGAAACCACACAATTTACCACAGCGAGGGCAACAACGCCCAGCCCTACAACAGTTGCACCCATTACAACGAAAAATTCCGACCAAACTACAACACATGAGGCATTAACAACAGAAGCTGTATCATTGACTTCTAGGTCAGAGGCAATTACAGCTAAATTGCCTTCAAGTACAACGGTAAACACACCTTCATCAACTTTATCACCAGATACCACCCCCAAAACAACAACCCAGTCCTCTGTTACGTCAGAAAAACGCGAAGAAACACCCAGTACACAGTCACAGATTACCACAGCAATTGCTGATGTTTTGACGACAGATTCAGCGACAAGTTCAGCGTTAATTGTTTCAACATCAGAACAAACAAGTACAtcaacaataacaacaacaagACCGCTACCGATAACGACAACACTAATTGAAGCTCCAACACCATCACCATCAACCACTGAAACTACAACTACATCATCTAAACTAACAACGCCGGAGCCAACTACATCGATGAAAACAACAACATTATCACCAACAACTACATCGACAAAATCTACAACAGCATCACAATCAACATCATTACCATCAACAACCACGACAATCGAAACAACATCTTCGCCAACAACAACTTCCTCcattaaaacaacaattataaCACCACCAACAACTacattaataaaaacaacatcaTCACCAGCAACAACACCTACaccatcaacaacaacaaaaaccaaCACATCTACATCATTGTCACCAACAACTACATCTATTAAATCAACTTCATCTTCACTGCCAATTGCTACATCTACCATTATATCAACCAtacaatcaacaacaaaaactaCATCGATGAAAACAACATCACAACCAACACAAACACCAACGACAACTTCATCAATCAATACAACACCGTCGATTTCCTCAGCTGCAACAACTCCAATGacaacaacaacagaaaaatCTGTAACAACAAATCCAGCTGATACCGAGCCTCCAGCCTCGTCTTCATCTCCTGTTGTTACGAGTACGACACAAGATGTCACCACAGCCTCTTCCAATGCAACCCAAACTCCCAACAAAGGATCGCCGGAAAAGGCAGACGACGGAGTGCCTT TATCCATCATCATTCCTGTAGCAGTGGGCGGGGTCGTGCTTCTGATCGTCATTGTAACGGTGTCCGTTTGTATCAG CAGGAAACAGAGGAACAGAAAGTACATGCTATAG
- the LOC128184582 gene encoding uncharacterized protein LOC128184582 isoform X3, with protein sequence MELLVALIFLYFTKGAAQLSFCAQSSSPIPVATMCKSTTVIGNHVVIDVTEAGERMLEGINACTCYLTPVITKEKARLYVLKQSSLEPGYNGCGSRIDVIIDSTQDSGVIRNVCFLNGNVELQNNTIGNISFVKEFYPNDDRYCIGLRSDDSGAKLQVQCFTPGEETPFPTRPPSTTGSTSPLPTDPITTPAAISASTPPVTTAKSTTAAPPPPTTSAEETTQFTTARATTPSPTTVAPITTKNSDQTTTHEALTTEAVSLTSRSEAITAKLPSSTTVNTPSSTLSPDTTPKTTTQSSVTSEKREETPSTQSQITTAIADVLTTDSATSSALIVSTSEQTSTSTITTTRPLPITTTLIEAPTPSPSTTETTTTSSKLTTPEPTTSMKTTTLSPTTTSTKSTTASQSTSLPSTTTTIETTSSPTTTSSIKTTIITPPTTTLIKTTSSPATTPTPSTTTKTNTSTSLSPTTTSIKSTSSSLPIATSTIISTIQSTTKTTSMKTTSQPTQTPTTTSSINTTPSISSAATTPMTTTTEKSVTTNPADTEPPASSSSPVVTSTTQDVTTASSNATQTPNKGSPEKADDGVPLSIIIPVAVGGVVLLIVIVTVSVCIRKQRNRKYML encoded by the exons ATGGAGCTGTTAGTCGCTTTGATTTTCCTATATTTCACAAAAG GTGCTGCTCAACTTTCGTTTTGCGCACAGTCTTCTTCGCCTATTCCAG tGGCTACCATGTGCAAATCAACCACCGTTATCGGTAACCACGTGGTGATTGACGTCACTGAAGCAGGGGAGAGAATGTTGGAGGGTATCAATGCTTGCACCTGTTACCTCACCCCTGTTATAACCAAAGAGAAAGCTAGGCTCTATGTACTTAAACAGAGTTCTCTGGAACCTGGTTATAATGGCTGTGGTTCTAGAATTGATGTTATCATCGACAGTACGCAAGACTCTGGGGTGATTCGAAATGTCTGTTTTTTGAACGGAAATGTGGAGCTACAAAATAACACTATTGGAAATATCTCGTTTGTAAAAGAGTTCTATCCAAACGATGACAGATACTGTATCGGGCTACGATCAG ATGATTCGGGAGCCAAGTTACAGGTGCAGTGCTTTACACCAGGAGAGGAAACACCGTTCCCAACACGACCACCCTCTACAACGGGCTCAACGTCTCCTCTTCCAACAGATCCGATCACCACCCCAGCGGCTATCAGTGCATCAACACCACCTGTGACCACAGCAAAATCTACCACTGCCGCACCGCCACCTCCTACCACATCAGCTGAAGAAACCACACAATTTACCACAGCGAGGGCAACAACGCCCAGCCCTACAACAGTTGCACCCATTACAACGAAAAATTCCGACCAAACTACAACACATGAGGCATTAACAACAGAAGCTGTATCATTGACTTCTAGGTCAGAGGCAATTACAGCTAAATTGCCTTCAAGTACAACGGTAAACACACCTTCATCAACTTTATCACCAGATACCACCCCCAAAACAACAACCCAGTCCTCTGTTACGTCAGAAAAACGCGAAGAAACACCCAGTACACAGTCACAGATTACCACAGCAATTGCTGATGTTTTGACGACAGATTCAGCGACAAGTTCAGCGTTAATTGTTTCAACATCAGAACAAACAAGTACAtcaacaataacaacaacaagACCGCTACCGATAACGACAACACTAATTGAAGCTCCAACACCATCACCATCAACCACTGAAACTACAACTACATCATCTAAACTAACAACGCCGGAGCCAACTACATCGATGAAAACAACAACATTATCACCAACAACTACATCGACAAAATCTACAACAGCATCACAATCAACATCATTACCATCAACAACCACGACAATCGAAACAACATCTTCGCCAACAACAACTTCCTCcattaaaacaacaattataaCACCACCAACAACTacattaataaaaacaacatcaTCACCAGCAACAACACCTACaccatcaacaacaacaaaaaccaaCACATCTACATCATTGTCACCAACAACTACATCTATTAAATCAACTTCATCTTCACTGCCAATTGCTACATCTACCATTATATCAACCAtacaatcaacaacaaaaactaCATCGATGAAAACAACATCACAACCAACACAAACACCAACGACAACTTCATCAATCAATACAACACCGTCGATTTCCTCAGCTGCAACAACTCCAATGacaacaacaacagaaaaatCTGTAACAACAAATCCAGCTGATACCGAGCCTCCAGCCTCGTCTTCATCTCCTGTTGTTACGAGTACGACACAAGATGTCACCACAGCCTCTTCCAATGCAACCCAAACTCCCAACAAAGGATCGCCGGAAAAGGCAGACGACGGAGTGCCTT TATCCATCATCATTCCTGTAGCAGTGGGCGGGGTCGTGCTTCTGATCGTCATTGTAACGGTGTCCGTTTGTATCAG GAAACAGAGGAACAGAAAGTACATGCTATAG
- the LOC128184582 gene encoding uncharacterized protein LOC128184582 isoform X4 gives MELLVALIFLYFTKGAAQLSFCAQSSSPIPVATMCKSTTVIGNHVVIDVTEAGERMLEGINACTCYLTPVITKEKARLYVLKQSSLEPGYNGCGSRIDVIIDSTQDSGVIRNVCFLNGNVELQNNTIGNISFVKEFYPNDDRYCIGLRSDDSGAKLQVQCFTPGEETPFPTRPPSTTGSTSPLPTDPITTPAAISASTPPVTTAKSTTAAPPPPTTSAEETTQFTTARATTPSPTTVAPITTKNSDQTTTHEALTTEAVSLTSRSEAITAKLPSSTTVNTPSSTLSPDTTPKTTTQSSVTSEKREETPSTQSQITTAIADVLTTDSATSSALIVSTSEQTSTSTITTTRPLPITTTLIEAPTPSPSTTETTTTSSKLTTPEPTTSMKTTTLSPTTTSTKSTTASQSTSLPSTTTTIETTSSPTTTSSIKTTIITPPTTTLIKTTSSPATTPTPSTTTKTNTSTSLSPTTTSIKSTSSSLPIATSTIISTIQSTTKTTSMKTTSQPTQTPTTTSSINTTPSISSAATTPMTTTTEKSVTTNPADTEPPASSSSPVVTSTTQDVTTASSNATQTPNKGSPEKADDGVPLSIIIPVAVGGVVLLIVIVTVSVCIRLRR, from the exons ATGGAGCTGTTAGTCGCTTTGATTTTCCTATATTTCACAAAAG GTGCTGCTCAACTTTCGTTTTGCGCACAGTCTTCTTCGCCTATTCCAG tGGCTACCATGTGCAAATCAACCACCGTTATCGGTAACCACGTGGTGATTGACGTCACTGAAGCAGGGGAGAGAATGTTGGAGGGTATCAATGCTTGCACCTGTTACCTCACCCCTGTTATAACCAAAGAGAAAGCTAGGCTCTATGTACTTAAACAGAGTTCTCTGGAACCTGGTTATAATGGCTGTGGTTCTAGAATTGATGTTATCATCGACAGTACGCAAGACTCTGGGGTGATTCGAAATGTCTGTTTTTTGAACGGAAATGTGGAGCTACAAAATAACACTATTGGAAATATCTCGTTTGTAAAAGAGTTCTATCCAAACGATGACAGATACTGTATCGGGCTACGATCAG ATGATTCGGGAGCCAAGTTACAGGTGCAGTGCTTTACACCAGGAGAGGAAACACCGTTCCCAACACGACCACCCTCTACAACGGGCTCAACGTCTCCTCTTCCAACAGATCCGATCACCACCCCAGCGGCTATCAGTGCATCAACACCACCTGTGACCACAGCAAAATCTACCACTGCCGCACCGCCACCTCCTACCACATCAGCTGAAGAAACCACACAATTTACCACAGCGAGGGCAACAACGCCCAGCCCTACAACAGTTGCACCCATTACAACGAAAAATTCCGACCAAACTACAACACATGAGGCATTAACAACAGAAGCTGTATCATTGACTTCTAGGTCAGAGGCAATTACAGCTAAATTGCCTTCAAGTACAACGGTAAACACACCTTCATCAACTTTATCACCAGATACCACCCCCAAAACAACAACCCAGTCCTCTGTTACGTCAGAAAAACGCGAAGAAACACCCAGTACACAGTCACAGATTACCACAGCAATTGCTGATGTTTTGACGACAGATTCAGCGACAAGTTCAGCGTTAATTGTTTCAACATCAGAACAAACAAGTACAtcaacaataacaacaacaagACCGCTACCGATAACGACAACACTAATTGAAGCTCCAACACCATCACCATCAACCACTGAAACTACAACTACATCATCTAAACTAACAACGCCGGAGCCAACTACATCGATGAAAACAACAACATTATCACCAACAACTACATCGACAAAATCTACAACAGCATCACAATCAACATCATTACCATCAACAACCACGACAATCGAAACAACATCTTCGCCAACAACAACTTCCTCcattaaaacaacaattataaCACCACCAACAACTacattaataaaaacaacatcaTCACCAGCAACAACACCTACaccatcaacaacaacaaaaaccaaCACATCTACATCATTGTCACCAACAACTACATCTATTAAATCAACTTCATCTTCACTGCCAATTGCTACATCTACCATTATATCAACCAtacaatcaacaacaaaaactaCATCGATGAAAACAACATCACAACCAACACAAACACCAACGACAACTTCATCAATCAATACAACACCGTCGATTTCCTCAGCTGCAACAACTCCAATGacaacaacaacagaaaaatCTGTAACAACAAATCCAGCTGATACCGAGCCTCCAGCCTCGTCTTCATCTCCTGTTGTTACGAGTACGACACAAGATGTCACCACAGCCTCTTCCAATGCAACCCAAACTCCCAACAAAGGATCGCCGGAAAAGGCAGACGACGGAGTGCCTT TATCCATCATCATTCCTGTAGCAGTGGGCGGGGTCGTGCTTCTGATCGTCATTGTAACGGTGTCCGTTTGTATCAG ATTACGCAGATAA
- the LOC128184582 gene encoding uncharacterized protein LOC128184582 isoform X1: protein MELLVALIFLYFTKGAAQLSFCAQSSSPIPVATMCKSTTVIGNHVVIDVTEAGERMLEGINACTCYLTPVITKEKARLYVLKQSSLEPGYNGCGSRIDVIIDSTQDSGVIRNVCFLNGNVELQNNTIGNISFVKEFYPNDDRYCIGLRSDDSGAKLQVQCFTPGEETPFPTRPPSTTGSTSPLPTDPITTPAAISASTPPVTTAKSTTAAPPPPTTSAEETTQFTTARATTPSPTTVAPITTKNSDQTTTHEALTTEAVSLTSRSEAITAKLPSSTTVNTPSSTLSPDTTPKTTTQSSVTSEKREETPSTQSQITTAIADVLTTDSATSSALIVSTSEQTSTSTITTTRPLPITTTLIEAPTPSPSTTETTTTSSKLTTPEPTTSMKTTTLSPTTTSTKSTTASQSTSLPSTTTTIETTSSPTTTSSIKTTIITPPTTTLIKTTSSPATTPTPSTTTKTNTSTSLSPTTTSIKSTSSSLPIATSTIISTIQSTTKTTSMKTTSQPTQTPTTTSSINTTPSISSAATTPMTTTTEKSVTTNPADTEPPASSSSPVVTSTTQDVTTASSNATQTPNKGSPEKADDGVPLSIIIPVAVGGVVLLIVIVTVSVCIRRGSRGGETLIGMAERQINDKSTYDNPTYEDFWYSNNVTEKDVDTDSMMQEKDRADSTEDVNPENEEQGVEVSQVKVDGDTWTHL, encoded by the exons ATGGAGCTGTTAGTCGCTTTGATTTTCCTATATTTCACAAAAG GTGCTGCTCAACTTTCGTTTTGCGCACAGTCTTCTTCGCCTATTCCAG tGGCTACCATGTGCAAATCAACCACCGTTATCGGTAACCACGTGGTGATTGACGTCACTGAAGCAGGGGAGAGAATGTTGGAGGGTATCAATGCTTGCACCTGTTACCTCACCCCTGTTATAACCAAAGAGAAAGCTAGGCTCTATGTACTTAAACAGAGTTCTCTGGAACCTGGTTATAATGGCTGTGGTTCTAGAATTGATGTTATCATCGACAGTACGCAAGACTCTGGGGTGATTCGAAATGTCTGTTTTTTGAACGGAAATGTGGAGCTACAAAATAACACTATTGGAAATATCTCGTTTGTAAAAGAGTTCTATCCAAACGATGACAGATACTGTATCGGGCTACGATCAG ATGATTCGGGAGCCAAGTTACAGGTGCAGTGCTTTACACCAGGAGAGGAAACACCGTTCCCAACACGACCACCCTCTACAACGGGCTCAACGTCTCCTCTTCCAACAGATCCGATCACCACCCCAGCGGCTATCAGTGCATCAACACCACCTGTGACCACAGCAAAATCTACCACTGCCGCACCGCCACCTCCTACCACATCAGCTGAAGAAACCACACAATTTACCACAGCGAGGGCAACAACGCCCAGCCCTACAACAGTTGCACCCATTACAACGAAAAATTCCGACCAAACTACAACACATGAGGCATTAACAACAGAAGCTGTATCATTGACTTCTAGGTCAGAGGCAATTACAGCTAAATTGCCTTCAAGTACAACGGTAAACACACCTTCATCAACTTTATCACCAGATACCACCCCCAAAACAACAACCCAGTCCTCTGTTACGTCAGAAAAACGCGAAGAAACACCCAGTACACAGTCACAGATTACCACAGCAATTGCTGATGTTTTGACGACAGATTCAGCGACAAGTTCAGCGTTAATTGTTTCAACATCAGAACAAACAAGTACAtcaacaataacaacaacaagACCGCTACCGATAACGACAACACTAATTGAAGCTCCAACACCATCACCATCAACCACTGAAACTACAACTACATCATCTAAACTAACAACGCCGGAGCCAACTACATCGATGAAAACAACAACATTATCACCAACAACTACATCGACAAAATCTACAACAGCATCACAATCAACATCATTACCATCAACAACCACGACAATCGAAACAACATCTTCGCCAACAACAACTTCCTCcattaaaacaacaattataaCACCACCAACAACTacattaataaaaacaacatcaTCACCAGCAACAACACCTACaccatcaacaacaacaaaaaccaaCACATCTACATCATTGTCACCAACAACTACATCTATTAAATCAACTTCATCTTCACTGCCAATTGCTACATCTACCATTATATCAACCAtacaatcaacaacaaaaactaCATCGATGAAAACAACATCACAACCAACACAAACACCAACGACAACTTCATCAATCAATACAACACCGTCGATTTCCTCAGCTGCAACAACTCCAATGacaacaacaacagaaaaatCTGTAACAACAAATCCAGCTGATACCGAGCCTCCAGCCTCGTCTTCATCTCCTGTTGTTACGAGTACGACACAAGATGTCACCACAGCCTCTTCCAATGCAACCCAAACTCCCAACAAAGGATCGCCGGAAAAGGCAGACGACGGAGTGCCTT TATCCATCATCATTCCTGTAGCAGTGGGCGGGGTCGTGCTTCTGATCGTCATTGTAACGGTGTCCGTTTGTATCAG GCGCGGCAGCAGGGGAGGGGAAACACTTATTGGAATGGCAGAACGGCAGATAAACGACAAATCAACGTACGACAACCCGACATACGAGGACTTCTGGTACTCCAACAACGTCACAGAAAAGGATGTAGACACGGACTCCATGATGCAGGAAAAAGACCGAGCCGACAGTACGGAAGATGTAAATCCGGAAAACGAGGAACAGGGAGTAGAAGTGAGTCAAGTGAAAGTAGACGGTGATACTTGGACACACTTATGA